The following nucleotide sequence is from Petrotoga sp. 9PW.55.5.1.
TTTATATCCTGTTAATTTTCTTACTTCCTCAATGCTTCTTGTAGTATTTACTAACAAAAATTTATCTTCTTTTAAACCTAATATAACATCTGGATTTGTTAAAAGAGTATCATCTATAACTACAACTACATCTGGTGATTCGACGTTACTTTTAATCCTTATTGGAACATCAGCCACTCTGTTAAAAGCTTTCATTGGAGCTCCTGATCTTTCAGCTCCGTATTCAGGAAATGAACTAGAATATTTACCCGCTTCTTCTGCAGCCTCAGTCAGAAACTGAGAAGCACTTTTTGCTCCTTGGCCAGCTCTTGCATGCCATCTTATTTCAAAATATTTTTCTGGCACTTTTCTTCCTCCTTTCGAGATATAGTTCTTTGTATTAATTAAAAAAATCACTTATTATTTTATAAAAATTGTATAATCAATATCTTTAAATATACCGTCGACCCATTCATAAAAAGAAATTTTCTCTTCGTCTATAACGTTAGTTGATAACATTTCATCCAAATCGAAAAACCTATTTATACACCATTTAATCCTATTTTCAGCATATTTTACAGTAGTATCAGTGGTTAATATAAAAGCCCAGTCACTTGATTGAGAAATTAAAACCTCCCTCATCATTTGGTTCAAAATTCTTCTTTGATTAGCAGAAGGATTTTTATATAATTTTGCTTTTTCAATCATTATCTCAGTAATCTCAAATATATGTCTATATATCCAATCATTTTTACCGTTAATCCATACCTCATGATATCCGTTGGCACCCCAAGATGATTCTGCTGGATAAGTTATTTGAACTTTTTCGGATTTTTCAATAACCTTAAGTGGCGTAGAAAACTCTATATTATTATATTCAACGGCTTGCCTAAAAAGTTGTTCTAAAAACATCGGACCTTCATACCACCAGTGACCGAAAAGTTCTGCATCAAATGGTGCGACAATAACAGGCTCTTCATCTTCAATATCTTCTAGTAATTTTTTAATTTGATCGTTTTTTTTATCTAAAAAATCTTTTACATGTTCTAATACCGCTTCTTGAGCTTCGTTTAAATTATATACTTCTTTTTTGTCAAGAGGTTTTGATTTATCTGTAATACGGTAATATTTTATTCCCGTATTACATCTTACTCCACTTTCATCTATATACGGTTTTATGTATTCTTCTTCTCTATCAAAACCAATATCTCTGTAAAATTCTCGGTATCTTGAATCACCTGGATAACCTACTTCGCTACTCCATATTTGTTCACTAGTTTCAGGATCTCTTGCAAAAACAAATACCTTGTTTGGAGTTACTATTGGCCTGTAAACTCCATATTTTGGAGTAGTTTCTGCATACCAAAAACCATGCGAATCAACAAAAAAATATTTTATTTTCTCTTCATTTAAATATTCATCTAATCCTTTAAAATATGCGCATTCTGCAAACCATATTCCAGGTGGATCGTCTTCAAAATATTTTCTGAAAGTTAAAACTCCAGATTTTAACTGGGCATTAATTGCTTCAGGATATTCTCTGTAGAAAGGTAAATATCCATGCGTTCCATTTGATGTTATCATTTCAATGTAACCTTTTTCTTTAAATTCCTTGAAAGCTTTTAATATATCTTGATTGTATTCGTTAAAAAAAATCTCTTCATTTTCTAACAATTCTTTTTTGTAATGTTTCGCTAATTGAAATTTTAAAGGTTTTTCTTTTTTTGTCCTCTCTAGTTCTTTTTCGATCAATTCTATCATTTTTATAATATGATTGTGATATTTTTCTTTTAAATCCCTCGTAGAAAGCATTTCCATAAGTGTGGGAGACAAGCTAAGAGTAAGATTAAATGGTATTTTATCTCTTTCCAGAGATTTAAACGTTTTAATCAAAGGAATGTATGTTTCTGTTATAGCTTCAAAAAGCCATCTTTCTTCCATGAAATTTTTAAAATCAGGATGATGAATGTAAGGTAAGTGAGCATGAAGTAAGAGAAGAATTTTACCTTTTCTTCTTTTCATAAAATCAAACCTTTCCCTGAGATGATTGTCTCAAGTTTGTCTTCACTTACAAAACTTTTTTCACTGCTACCTAATAATCTTTCTATTACTTTTATCTTTGATCCTTTACTTTTATTTTTTAAAATTTTATTCTCTTTTAATATCAACCATTCTTCTTTATCCGCTTTTTTTAATGAAGAAGATGGGGTTATGACCTTATTAGATTCTATTATCGGATGAAAACCGCACTTTTCATCTTTGATTCCAAGATAAGCTTTATATTTTGAAAGCTCTTGAGGAACATTGAAAAAATAATTGTTTACTAATTCTTTTTGAGATAAATTTTTTTCAAAAGTTCTCTCATTATCTTCTTTTTCTAATATCTGTACCATTCTTAGAGATAATTTATTTTTTTTAGATAATTCATTTAACTTCATTTTAGTTTTTTTTGAAAAATCCCAATAAACATAAACCCAATTAGGATTCACAGGAATCATTTTAATTCTGTCCTTGTTATAATTTTTAGGAACTTCTTTCGCTTCGTTTGATTTTAAAGAGGTCTTTATTTTACTTTCTATTTTAACTTTTTTTGGTGATTTCTCTTTTTCATTTTCTTTTGTTTTGATAGAATCATCCAAAAGCTTTTGTATTTCTATTTGAACTAACTTCAATATTTCCTTTTTTTTCAAAGTTCTTTTTAATTTTATCCCTAGACTCTTTGCTATACTTCTTAATTCTTGTATCGTAGGTTCCTCTGTTTTATAAGAATCTAACAACTCTTTTTCTAGCTTTTTTACTTTCATTTCATATATCCCTCCCGCGGTACTTTTCTCTATGTG
It contains:
- a CDS encoding glycoside hydrolase family 57 protein, whose amino-acid sequence is MKRRKGKILLLLHAHLPYIHHPDFKNFMEERWLFEAITETYIPLIKTFKSLERDKIPFNLTLSLSPTLMEMLSTRDLKEKYHNHIIKMIELIEKELERTKKEKPLKFQLAKHYKKELLENEEIFFNEYNQDILKAFKEFKEKGYIEMITSNGTHGYLPFYREYPEAINAQLKSGVLTFRKYFEDDPPGIWFAECAYFKGLDEYLNEEKIKYFFVDSHGFWYAETTPKYGVYRPIVTPNKVFVFARDPETSEQIWSSEVGYPGDSRYREFYRDIGFDREEEYIKPYIDESGVRCNTGIKYYRITDKSKPLDKKEVYNLNEAQEAVLEHVKDFLDKKNDQIKKLLEDIEDEEPVIVAPFDAELFGHWWYEGPMFLEQLFRQAVEYNNIEFSTPLKVIEKSEKVQITYPAESSWGANGYHEVWINGKNDWIYRHIFEITEIMIEKAKLYKNPSANQRRILNQMMREVLISQSSDWAFILTTDTTVKYAENRIKWCINRFFDLDEMLSTNVIDEEKISFYEWVDGIFKDIDYTIFIK
- a CDS encoding DUF4912 domain-containing protein, producing the protein MKVKKLEKELLDSYKTEEPTIQELRSIAKSLGIKLKRTLKKKEILKLVQIEIQKLLDDSIKTKENEKEKSPKKVKIESKIKTSLKSNEAKEVPKNYNKDRIKMIPVNPNWVYVYWDFSKKTKMKLNELSKKNKLSLRMVQILEKEDNERTFEKNLSQKELVNNYFFNVPQELSKYKAYLGIKDEKCGFHPIIESNKVITPSSSLKKADKEEWLILKENKILKNKSKGSKIKVIERLLGSSEKSFVSEDKLETIISGKGLIL
- a CDS encoding 2-oxoacid:acceptor oxidoreductase family protein; the protein is MPEKYFEIRWHARAGQGAKSASQFLTEAAEEAGKYSSSFPEYGAERSGAPMKAFNRVADVPIRIKSNVESPDVVVVIDDTLLTNPDVILGLKEDKFLLVNTTRSIEEVRKLTGYKGKIGVIPATNIALDEIKRGIPNTVMIGALVRATDIVPLDAVKEKTKAAFSKKFSDEVVKANIRALERGYQEVKLSE